One region of Chlorobiota bacterium genomic DNA includes:
- a CDS encoding 2TM domain-containing protein, translated as MIQYSSNADNLDEPRRYSQEEVEAILQRALHRQQGNAAGGISHDDLIATARELGIDPAQLELAIMEQSEVGTTENAKRTWLAQQKRNYFEHLRSYLIINTVLIVINIMTGGGFWAIWPILGWGIGLAFDTANTFWPNDKEIEKGARKVIAKENRQRQQLLQERQRRQKFTIETKGNKLVIQKGNKRLEIG; from the coding sequence CGATAATCTAGACGAACCACGCCGCTACTCGCAAGAAGAAGTGGAGGCAATCCTACAGCGCGCGCTTCACCGCCAGCAAGGGAACGCAGCTGGCGGCATCAGCCACGATGACCTTATTGCAACCGCCCGCGAACTTGGCATTGACCCCGCCCAGCTTGAACTGGCAATCATGGAGCAATCGGAGGTTGGAACAACCGAAAATGCCAAACGAACATGGCTGGCTCAGCAAAAACGGAACTACTTCGAACACCTGCGCTCCTACCTGATTATCAACACGGTTCTGATTGTTATCAACATTATGACCGGTGGAGGTTTCTGGGCAATCTGGCCAATTCTGGGATGGGGCATCGGCTTGGCGTTCGACACCGCGAACACCTTCTGGCCAAACGACAAGGAGATTGAAAAAGGGGCGCGGAAAGTGATAGCAAAAGAAAACCGCCAACGCCAACAATTGCTGCAAGAACGCCAACGCCGCCAGAAGTTCACCATCGAAACAAAGGGGAATAAGCTGGTGATTCAGAAAGGGAACAAGCGGTTGGAGATTGGCTAA